Proteins encoded together in one Acidobacteriota bacterium window:
- the murD gene encoding UDP-N-acetylmuramoyl-L-alanine--D-glutamate ligase translates to MKLSGRNILVVGLARTGLAAANFLIAKGARVSVTDLRTRNDLNDQIARLQGKVRLVLGRHREADFTGADMIVLSPGVPSGIPPLVRARERGIPVWSEIELACRFLKGTLIGVTGTNGKTTTTTLIGEMLAAGRRPHVVAGNIGVPLLEKLEDANDETVWVVELSSFQLETTRTLHCRVAVVLNVTPDHLDRHASFEDYWQAKRRILLNQEASDFAVFNRDEPNSRRMADGAEARSLFFSRSERCAGAFSRDGKIWIQVDGEPHQVMDRSQVRLKGEHNLENVLAGAAAGFMVGVEPEAIARACRRFAGVEHRLEWIRDLEGVSFYNDSKATNVESAAKAMEALEQPLVAIMGGTNKGSDFRVLRPLVKRKVRHLVLLGEAKDSLVEGLRGTAPVSEVGGFEEAVRRAFVVAVPGDAVLLAPACASFDMFRNYEERGRTFKDLVSRLTGGEWQ, encoded by the coding sequence ATGAAGTTGTCGGGTCGAAACATCCTGGTGGTCGGACTGGCCCGGACCGGCCTGGCCGCGGCCAACTTCCTGATTGCGAAGGGGGCCCGCGTCAGCGTCACGGATCTTCGCACGAGGAATGATCTGAATGACCAGATCGCAAGGCTCCAGGGGAAGGTTCGGTTGGTCCTGGGACGTCACCGGGAAGCGGATTTCACCGGAGCCGACATGATCGTATTGAGCCCCGGGGTGCCGTCCGGGATCCCTCCGCTGGTGCGGGCCCGGGAGCGGGGAATACCGGTCTGGAGCGAGATCGAGCTGGCTTGCCGTTTCCTGAAGGGCACGCTCATCGGGGTCACGGGAACCAACGGCAAGACCACCACGACCACACTGATCGGCGAGATGCTGGCCGCGGGCCGGCGGCCCCATGTCGTGGCGGGCAACATCGGAGTCCCCCTGCTGGAGAAGCTGGAGGACGCCAATGACGAAACGGTCTGGGTCGTGGAGCTCTCATCCTTTCAACTGGAGACGACCCGGACGCTGCACTGCCGGGTGGCCGTCGTCCTCAACGTAACTCCGGACCATCTGGATCGTCACGCGAGCTTCGAAGACTACTGGCAGGCGAAGCGCCGCATTCTGCTCAACCAGGAAGCGTCGGATTTCGCCGTGTTCAACCGGGACGAACCCAATTCCAGGCGCATGGCCGACGGCGCCGAGGCACGTTCCCTCTTCTTCAGCCGGTCGGAACGGTGCGCGGGCGCTTTTTCCCGGGACGGAAAGATCTGGATTCAGGTGGACGGCGAGCCGCACCAGGTGATGGACCGGAGCCAGGTCCGGCTCAAAGGGGAACACAATCTGGAAAACGTTCTGGCCGGCGCGGCCGCCGGCTTCATGGTGGGCGTCGAACCCGAAGCGATCGCCCGTGCCTGCCGCCGCTTCGCCGGCGTGGAGCACCGCCTGGAATGGATCCGGGACCTGGAGGGCGTCTCCTTCTACAACGATTCCAAAGCCACCAACGTGGAATCGGCCGCCAAAGCCATGGAAGCCCTGGAGCAGCCCCTGGTCGCCATCATGGGGGGGACCAACAAAGGGTCCGACTTCCGGGTGCTGAGGCCGCTGGTCAAGAGGAAGGTCCGGCACCTGGTCCTTTTGGGAGAGGCCAAGGACAGTCTCGTGGAGGGGCTGCGCGGAACCGCCCCGGTGAGCGAGGTAGGAGGGTTTGAGGAAGCGGTTCGCCGGGCATTCGTCGTGGCGGTGCCCGGAGACGCGGTGCTGCTGGCCCCGGCCTGCGCCAGTTTCGACATGTTCCGCAACTATGAGGAACGGGGCAGAACCTTCAAGGATCTGGTTTCACGGTTGACCGGAGGTGAGTGGCAGTGA
- the mraY gene encoding phospho-N-acetylmuramoyl-pentapeptide-transferase: MIYHLLYALHDQFSVLNVLRYITFRTAYATLTALALSLILGPWLIAKLRDYQIGQFIREDGPEHHLQKAGTPTMGGVLIVVSIVLPTLLWADLGNLYVWIAVASLILFGAVGLADDYLKVSRKNSTGLRPRRKILFQVLIALGIGLTLVALHYQGLYSIQLSVPFFKRFTPELDLVVLGVSTFIPLIVFTALVIVGSSNAVNLTDGLDGLASGLMVIAASALTVLAYVTSHATFATYLGLIKNTYASELSIFCGAMVGASLGFLWYNSHPAEIFMGDVGSMSLGGAIATVAVLIKQELLLLSIGGIFVLEALSVIFQVLYFKATGKRILRMAPLHHHFELLGWDEPKVVVRFWVLGLLFALFSLTTLKIR; this comes from the coding sequence TTGATCTATCACCTGTTGTACGCTCTTCACGACCAGTTCTCGGTCCTGAACGTACTCCGCTATATTACGTTTCGCACCGCCTACGCCACCCTCACGGCTCTGGCCTTGAGCCTGATTCTGGGTCCCTGGCTCATCGCCAAGCTCAGGGACTATCAGATCGGTCAGTTCATCCGGGAAGACGGTCCCGAACATCACCTTCAAAAGGCCGGCACCCCCACCATGGGCGGAGTGCTCATCGTCGTCAGCATCGTACTGCCCACCCTTTTGTGGGCTGATCTGGGAAACCTTTACGTCTGGATCGCCGTCGCTTCCCTGATCCTGTTCGGTGCTGTGGGCCTGGCCGACGACTACCTCAAGGTCTCCAGGAAGAACTCGACCGGCCTGCGGCCGCGGCGCAAAATCCTGTTCCAGGTGCTGATCGCCCTGGGCATCGGGCTGACTCTCGTGGCGCTCCACTACCAGGGGCTCTACAGCATTCAGTTGAGCGTCCCCTTCTTCAAGCGTTTCACGCCGGAACTGGATCTGGTGGTGCTGGGGGTCTCGACCTTCATTCCCCTGATCGTGTTCACGGCTCTGGTCATCGTGGGAAGCAGCAACGCCGTGAACCTGACGGACGGCCTGGATGGACTGGCCAGCGGCCTGATGGTGATTGCGGCTTCGGCCCTGACGGTTCTGGCTTACGTGACCAGCCACGCCACTTTCGCCACTTATCTGGGGCTGATCAAGAACACCTACGCCAGCGAGCTCTCCATCTTCTGCGGAGCCATGGTGGGAGCCAGCCTGGGGTTTCTCTGGTACAACTCCCACCCCGCCGAGATCTTCATGGGAGATGTCGGGTCCATGTCTCTGGGTGGCGCCATCGCCACCGTGGCGGTGCTCATCAAGCAGGAACTCCTGCTGTTGTCCATCGGGGGCATCTTCGTCCTGGAGGCCCTGTCGGTCATCTTCCAGGTCCTTTACTTCAAGGCCACCGGGAAGCGCATTCTGCGAATGGCCCCCCTGCACCACCACTTCGAGCTGCTGGGCTGGGACGAGCCCAAAGTGGTGGTGCGTTTCTGGGTGCTGGGCCTGCTGTTCGCACTCTTCAGCCTGACCACGCTGAAGATCAGGTAG